One genomic window of Entelurus aequoreus isolate RoL-2023_Sb linkage group LG07, RoL_Eaeq_v1.1, whole genome shotgun sequence includes the following:
- the LOC133654268 gene encoding high choriolytic enzyme 1-like → MSPVASLLMLLLLGLAQAQQDMDEEFSGNDEETIDITTAILTTNNGTSELLMEGDMLLPQTRNALRCLSNSCLWRKSSNGLVTIPYILSPQFSGMERQKIERALQSFHGRSCIRFVPRRNEYDFISVENKGGCFAALGRQGGRQVVSLNRQGCIYHGIIQHEFLHALGFLHEQTRSDRDSYVRIIWQNIDPQMAFNFDKKNTNNLNTRYDYSSIMHYGRTAFSINGRDTIVPNSGANIGQRQGMSRIDITRLNILYGC, encoded by the coding sequence ATGAGTCCCGTTGCCAGTCTGCTGATGCTCCTCTTGCTTGGCCTAGCTCAGGCTCAACAGGACATGGATGAAGAATTCTCAGGAAATGACGAGGAGACCATTGACATTACCACCGCAATCCTGACCACCAACAATGGCACAAGTGAGTTATTAATGGAAGGAGACATGCTGCTTCCCCAAACCAGAAATGCCCTGAGGTGCTTGTCCAATAGCTGCCTGTGGAGGAAATCTTCCAACGGCTTGGTGACGATCCCCTATATCCTTAGTCCTCAATTCAGCGGCATGGAGAGGCAGAAGATTGAGAGGGCACTTCAGTCTTTCCACGGCAGGTCCTGCATCCGCTTCGTCCCCCGGCGCAATGAATACGACTTCATCAGCGTTGAGAACAAAGGTGGTTGCTTCGCAGCTCTGGGCAGACAGGGAGGGAGGCAGGTGGTGTCACTCAACCGTCAAGGCTGCATCTACCACGGCATCATCCAGCACGAGTTCCTTCATGCTCTGGGCTTCCTGCACGAGCAGACCAGAAGCGACCGTGACAGCTATGTCAGAATCATCTGGCAGAACATCGACCCCCAGATGGCCTTCAACTTCGACAAGAAGAACACCAACAACCTGAACACCCGCTACGACTACTCCTCCATCATGCACTATGGAAGAACAGCCTTCAGCATCAATGGGAGAGACACCATCGTCCCCAATTCCGGCGCCAATATCGGCCAGAGGCAGGGCATGTCCAGAATTGACATCACAAGGCTCAACATCCTTTATGGCTGCTAA